The nucleotide window TAGGTGGTTGGCTACGGACTCGTTCCCTAACATATCAACTATGCGTGAGACAATACTCTGATGATTTTCCAACTGTCTGCTTAATTCAAGGTTAACACCCTgcaaacataaattttcatgTTTAGATTTAGGACAGACacgtaaaatataaaaaaagtaaaactaaTTTACCAATTGCTTCCCGGTTTCTTGTCTGATTCCTGCGGAACCAGATGCGTAATTTACACCTTTGAGAATTTCAGAGCTATTGACAGTCAGAAAGGATGGAATGAAATCGTCAAAGCCAAGAAGTTCACCTGTAAGGAGAAACTGTGCGCTTAGCTTGAATCCTAACTAAAACAACCATAAATAGATAAATCCATAGTAGGAATTAGCTTCCTAGCTAGGTCCTAGCAGAAAGACCCGGACCCGGCCATCACcagattttttaaaacttttagtcCCAAGATTGTATTTGAGACATAACATGTATGATTTCTAAACCTCTTCTTCTAGGAAACTATATATCAAGAGATGGAGAAGAAGGTCGAACCCATTATATCAGCTATAGTTCGACCATTGGTAAACCTTCCTGTTGGACCACCTGGGAAGTCAATCCCATATGGAGGATAATTGACTTTAGCTATAGTTTCAAGGTTGTTATTATTGCCACTATCCACTAGTGAATCTCCGAAGATGAAATAACAAGGCACTTTTGGTTCTCCATGGACATGATCTTGCTCACAAAATGTAACgattaacaaaagaaatatagaTAAATGCAATTTTGTCTTGTACGCCATGATCAACAAACAATTTTTGACAGATAATGGAGAATGGTAAAAAGAAACATAACGCAGGGTTATGCAGATAATCAAGGTGAGCAAATGAAGGCTGAAATCAGAAGAGGATTATATATAAGCTAACATATGAAGAAGTTGATAAGATAGTAAAGCCAAGGAAAAACTATTAACAGGGTGCTAAGGAAGATAAAAATAGAACATTCCCAATGGAATTGGGACATATATATAGTAGTCAAAGAACTCGGGCATCTAAACTTCGTAAGGCAACGAAGATTTTCTGttcttttcctattttataGCTTTCAACATATGTTTAAACACTCCTTTCCTTTTGATTTGAATTAACgaagataaaaatagaaaaattccCACTAGAATTGGGATAGGGTGAATCCCTGTACCAAGAACTCGAGGGAGGGGGGCATTTGAACTTAGTAAGGCAACGAAGAAAACGAAAAATAGCCTTGAAAATGTACTTTTCTTGTATTCTTTTCCTATTTCATATGGTTATTAATCTTTCTTTCAACATATGATTAaacattcttttccttttgatttgatCCATCCTTACTATATCCTACACAGATACCAGTGAAGAAGTAACTTCCAGCAGTAACTGCAAAATAAGTCCAAGAAGCCATGTGAGACCATTTTCATTTAGACTAATAGGAAGTAATTGTATGACAAAAATGAGTTTGAAGACTGAATTGAAACGAGTGGAGAGAAAGAAGAAGGCAGCAACTGGAATAATATTAAATGTAAAGGATGACCGAGTGCATttaacctctataaaacatatcaTGAGGTGTTctagttataaaaataaaaaaattctcactcaaaccaataaaaaaaaatataatgagaaaTGTAGTGAATGAAAACGGATATAATCTTAAATGGAGgaaaacttaaatttaaagcAAGCAAATATAGAAAGATCAATGATTCAAGGTAACTTTCTCTACAtcgtttttttattgtgatagaATGAACATAGGTGCAATCTGAATTACATGAgaatatcaaaataacattgcgatttatagttaatttattgataCAGTATATTTTTCTGTAATATATCAATCAAACCATTAAACCaatctaaaatattatcaagaagtTCTAAAATCCTTTTGTCCTTTaaagtgaaaattttatagccaTATAAGGTGAGGAAAGCtttcaaataaaaccaaaaagttACTATTCtaaattcattatatttttttagttgaattctttttactatttaatttagaactcttttattattttgttcaagTTTGTTTAGTAAGTTTTTCCTAGTATATAATCAACTTGGAAGAGCTATAATATTAAGttttgaatagaaaaaatattgagtaataaattttagaattagggtttttttggtgTGATAACCctatttattagaattttgtGTTGGTTTTttcctcttgtttttcttattattattattattacaagagGTGTTGCAGAGATGTGCTCAAATATAAGGGATAATGAGGTTCTTTCTCGGGAAGAGACATTTAGAAACTAGTGATAAAAGGCATGTAAagacaaattacaaaatttacaTGTTAATTGAAAGTAATAAACATGCAAAGGTAAGTTGAAGAATAATCTCGTCAATTAGCAGAGATAAAGAAGAGAAATTAAAGGATCGTGAGAAGAATGATCACTTGTGAGAAGAATGATCACTTGTGAGAAGAGTGATCATAAATACATGGCTAGTTTGAGAATACCTTTTCATAAGCATAATTAGAGGAGATAACTTCTTGATCGGGATGAATATggtgttaaaactaaaaaaaaatatgattctaGTTTCTTTATGTATTGGAATCAATcatcaaaatttaatgagaaTGAGGAAGATGATGTTGAAGGAAAAGATTTTGATGCAGAAATCTTGGTATGTGATGACACTAAGTATGCAAAAGATGTCATGTTATGTTAGTTGAGATGAGCtttaatcttaataaaaaaaaaccatccataaGAAAGGAACCAAATTAGATATAGCTCTAAAGGTAGTTTTTTATGAAGTATATTGCGGAGGATGCATATCACATATGCTTAAGGAAAACTCTAGAATTTAAAGAGTTAAAGTTGATGTTCTTGGACTTCATATAAAAGTTAtgaaataaatatctaaaatttcaCCTAGTTGAGAAATTAGGATGCATTTTGTTAGTGATGATATAAAGATACAGGAGAGAGATTGTTTAGTCCTTATAATGTTAAGTTATTAGTTGAGTTAAAGTTTGACTGTTGTAAGAGTTGCTGCATATAGTCCTCAAATTAACTATAAGATTGGTCTCATTGCTTTGAAGGATAAACATGTTGAtgacatatataatatttataatgaaAGAAGCTGAGGGAATTTTGATTAGACACGAGATAAGGATATGAACAATTTAAACTTGAGGACAAGTTCTCTCCAACCCAACAAGACTGATATGGAAGATTTTTCCCTAATGCAGATCCTTATAATAATAGGTGTCGCACTCGATATCGCGGTTACCTTTAaaaatttctcttaaaaaaagaagaataaatatttagcaTCTTGTTCTTAGAGAGGAAAATGTCTAATttaaggagtcaccacctagtattatggtcactaagaaccctaactagtcaatAGAGATTCTATGATACGAGACTTATTACgtgaaagaaaagatattatcaccccttatgCGTCCTACTTAAGGTaggctgcattgctggtttttgtcttaaattgctaagagtttgttttattctgttttttttttttttttatggtctgCTTATAATATGCTTAACTCTGGTGTTAATGAATATTCgactatcaatatttttaactctggtgtgttggtaaatattatgtaACCTAAAACATATGGTATTCCTGACCCTAGTATTAGTAAATAAATCAGtaaaatttagattgaaaaaatagtttttatttattatttttagaaaaaaaagacaaacatgTATTGCATATCAGATTCACATTTCACAGTAAAAGTCTACGAACAAATATATAGTAAAgtcaacaaaaataatgtaAAGGACCCACAAATAAATCCAAAAGGGTCGTCGAATGTTTTCAGAATTTTCTGATATCTAAAAATGCTTGTTTTGCtagatttcaaaataaaaagaagtgaaataaaaggaaaatggcATAAGAgtgtgttttgccaaacacacccttagccCAAAGGAAATTGGGTCGGTTGGGCCTGAGACCTAGACCTAGCCCGGTCTCAATTGTTAGGGCTGGGCTAGGCTGGATCCAGCTGGCCCGGCCACTATTGCAAGTATCCGTGAATaattcatgcatgcatgcaacaaTAACAGGGTAATTAATTTAGCAAACGGGGAATGAAGAACTTGTTTGGCACGGTTGTTGCTGAAGGCAAAGCTGAGGGAGACGGTCGAGCGCTGCTCACAGTTGAAAATCCAACTTGATATTCACGTTGGAGACAGGTTATTGGTGGAAAGGAGAGCTTTTAAATGGGAAACAAAATCCCAAACAAACtcattctctctgtttttttttaatttaaatttgattaaaaatcaaatttgaaaatagatAATTATCATTATCTTGATGATCTTTTTAAACTAAAGATTAGGAGAGAACAACAAAAACACATTATAGTCCCTAGTTTTCCTAtaagttgacaaatcacaccTTTAACCGAAATCAATCcctaatcttttaatttcaaattttaaatccctttaaaattaaattaaaagcaaataggtcaaaattgggttataacaATTACTCTCTCTCTACAATACTTATGGTACAAAGGTAATgggaaatttattttcttttggctttgtatagtaagttttgtaaagaaaaatatgcatgaaaccttccccctgttttttttttgcaaaacttCAAAAGTGATCTAATTGTTTCAAGCGATCTGCCTGTTAGTGAAAAatgagaagatttttttttgaaagtggtctaattgttctaggcgacctgcccgttggtgaaaaaatatgaagatttttttaaaatggtctaACTGTTCCAAACGACTTAATTGtgggtgaaaaatacaaagatttttcagaaGTGGTCAAATTGTTCTAGGCGACCTGCCCGTtagtgaaaaaaacatgaaggtttttcaacattggtcttattgtaatgaaTGACTTACTCATTGATGAAagatatgaagatttttttacaaGTTGGTTTAATTCTCATGGGTGACCTGCCTAAGTAAAAAATTCGAAGGGTCTTGTTGTGATGGGTAAcctttctaattaaaaattacaaagatttTTTGAGTGGCCTAATTCTTATGGCGGCCCACCCTgataaaaaatttctcaaaagtaaaaaaatttcaagagtattttttttttattttttagccatTTTGAGGGTGGCCTTTCTTATGATGGATCCCATTGGGGATTTCTCTTATAAACTTTTGCAAAACACattgttaaatgttttaaaattagataatatgAATGTATCTTTACCTGATTCCAAATATAGACCATCATTTCTTCTCAATCTTCTTTGTTGCTTGATTGGTAAGGTTTGTTATTTCTGATCTCTTGGCTTCTAGCCCACTCGAGTTGGCCTATGTAGTTCTTTTTCCAGTATGTTTGTAATTTTACCTAGCTCAGCCTTTATGGTACCGTCCTAACGTCAACAAAAGAACTACAGTTTTTAATATAGGGAAtacgttttatgtataaattcgtaatccctgatactaaaacaaaacaaaatattttttttatttttttaaaatattgaccaAATTCTTGTGACTTCGATAAAcaggttattaaagccaaaatgcatgctatgtgttcattcaacaaaagtgaatgtgttgttgatttagaatttatattattggatgttttgttttaaatattttagaatttatgtagttggatgttttgttttaaatattatagaatttatgtggtttgtgttttggatattgacttaaatttatgttgttggtttataatttaaatttggtttatgtAAGTGTTGCATTGTAATtagttatgtgttttttttataggtgttttattttgggttgacccgggtcaacccatctaACCCGTGAACCGATCACTTAATCGGGTCGATAACCgagtcgggtttcaaaactatgactCCAAATAACTTTCTACAGTCAAAATAGCTTCTAAAATCTTgccaaattcttttatttttcttggttctgGAAACAAGAGCCTCGAATGCTAAacagaaacaaacaaacaaaagctCAAAGTTACCAAATGAACTTTaagtcaatttcttcaatttgatcgATAAATTAACAAACTATTCATATTGAGATTATATTAAGGAACCTATTTTCATAACCACgccttgaaattaattatagtaCTTAATGAATGAGGAATATACTTGCTTGTCAACAAGATCAACCTCTGGACGTATGGATGCCTACAAATGCATCGATGGGAATACATTAGGGAAATTAAATTGAGACCCATTATAGCACTGAAAAAATTGAACTTATGCAAACTATTAATTGctgcattgaaaaaatatgaaacattgaatttaaaataaaaagttaaggcttgaaatttacaagaaaattttGCACTCATGTAGctctttttatgaattttttttcaaagcccAAGCTAAAATGGtatgttattgaaaaaaaaaaagctaaaatcctAATCTACCTTGAATTTGATTGTCTCATGATGAGTTAATTATTTGTCTTTAGGTTTTTTGTGGTTTTCAATAAAGaatgaagagagttttttattgggttttggATTATTAAAAAGTTTCTGTAAAAACTGTAATTATCTCATATAATCGTATCAGGACCAATTACTAAAAGTCAAAGTGActtattgagttttttataatttatttttttgacctGGGCTATAGCCCATCTCACCTCCTCAACCCCTCTGCTTTTGCCTGTGAACTTGAAGGATGTAGATTCCACAAAAGCTTGGAACCTATAAAATCAAGCTTAAGTGTAATAGACAAAGATGTTACATCGATCGAAAACTGTAAGGTCAATTTTAGCATTAAGCTTAAGTGTGTTTGGAAGAGAAATTGGTTTTATAAAATCATGGTttgttgcaataaaaaaaatacttggttggttaaaactgtaattataattatatttgattaaaaaaatagtttatgtgTATTTGGTTAACTAGTTTTTGTAAGTGTTTGTGATAATAAGATTACCAAGAactagttttgaaacccggaccggcccgaCGGATCGACTCAGGACCCGGCTGACCCGAGCCTGGGACCGGTCCAGGTTTAAGTAAAAACCCTCCTGGGAGTTAACCCGAAGAAACCCGGTCGACACGGCGGGTTGACCTGGAACCCGGGCGACCCGGGCAAACCCGGCTGAGATCCAGCctcttgttttatatatatacatagctGTGAACACTGCATAATTGCAAACAGAGAGAACCTAATTGAAGAAAAGCAATTTCAATCCATAACTCCTGTACCCGTAATACGTCTCCACCTCAAACACGGCGTCCCTTCCGTCAATGGGCTCTACCCTTATCGGCAGCCTCTCGTAGTGATCCCTACTCGTTCCCTCCAATTCATCTAGCCTAGACAACCCCTGCCTCGACATAGCATATCAGAGATTATTTGATTGAGGAAAGGTTAAATGAATCAACTAAGTTTTATAGTTCGATGAGAAAAGAAAGTGTTGTGCCTGTTTCTTTCACATTTACTGCTCTTTTTAAGGCTTGTGGTGCTAAAATGGATGTGGGTTCGGGGCGGCAAATTCATGGGCAAACAATTTTGGTTGGGGGGTTTGGTGAGGATTTGCATGTTGGGAATTCTATGATTGATATGTATATAAAATGTGGGTTTTTAGAGTGTGGGTGAAAAGTGTTTAATGAAATGCCTAATAGGGATGTGATTTCTTGGACGAAGTTGATTTCTACTTATGCGAAGAGTGGGAACATGGAGAGTGCAGAAGAGGAGTTTGATgggttatttgatttttaattttttttggactgACTCGAGTCAACTCATCTGAATTTGATTGTCTCATGATGAGTTAATTATTTGTCTTTAGGTTTTTTGTGGTTTTCAATAAAGaatgaagagagttttttattgggttttggATTATTAAAAAGTTTCTGTAAAAACTGTAATTATCTCATATAATCGTATCAGGACCAATTACTAAAAGTCAAAGTGActtattgagttttttataatttatttttttgacctGGGCTATAGCCCATCTCACCTCCTCAACCCCTCTGCTTTTGCCTGTGAACTTGAAGGATGTAGATTCCACAAAAGCTTAGAACCTATAAAATCAAGCTTAAGTGTAATAGACAAAGATGTTACATCGATCGAAAACTGTAAGGTCAATTTTAGCATTAAGCTTAAGTGTGTTTGGAAGAGAAATTGGTTTTATAAAATCATGGTttgttgcaataaaaaaaatacttggttggttaaaactgtaattataattatatttgattaaaaaaatagtttatgtgTATTTGGTTAACTAGTTTTTGTAAGTGTTTGTGATAATAAGATTACCAAGAactagttttgaaacccggaccggcccgaCGGATCGACTCAGGACCCGGCTGACCCGAGCCTGGGACCGGTCCAGGTTTAAGTAAAAACCCTCCTGGGAGTTAACCCGAAGAAACCCGGTCGACACGGCGGGTTGACCTGGAACCCGGGCGACCCGGGCAAACCCGGCTGAGATCCAGCctcttgttttatatatatacatagctGTGAACACTGCATAATTGCAAACAGAGAGAACCTAATTGAAGAAAAGCAATTTCAATCCATAACTCCTGTACCCGTAATACGTCTCCACCTCAAACACGGCGTCCCTTCCGTCAATGGGCTCTACCCTTATCGGCAGCCTCTCGTAGTGATCCCTACTCGTTCCCTCCAATTCATCTAGCCTAGACAACCCCTGCCTCGACATAGCATATCAGAGATTATTTGATTGAGGAAAGGTTAAATGAATCAACTAAGTTTTATAGTTCGATGAGAAAAGAAAGTGTTGTGCCTGTTTCTTTCACATTTACTGCTCTTTTTAAGGCTTGTGGTGCTAAAATGGATGTGGGTTCGGGGCGGCAAATTCATGGGCAAACAATTTTGGTTGGGGGGTTTGGTGAGGATTTGCATGTTGGGAATTCTATGATTGATATGTATATAAAATGTGGGTTTTTAGAGTGTGGGTGAAAAGTGTTTAATGAAATGCCTAATAGGGATGTGATTTCTTGGACGAAGTTGATTTCTACTTATGCGAAGAGTGGGAACATGGAGAGTGCAGAAGAGGAGTTTGATgggttatttgatttttaattttttttggactgAC belongs to Populus nigra chromosome 18, ddPopNigr1.1, whole genome shotgun sequence and includes:
- the LOC133678840 gene encoding GDSL esterase/lipase At1g29660-like translates to MAYKTKLHLSIFLLLIVTFCEQDHVHGEPKVPCYFIFGDSLVDSGNNNNLETIAKVNYPPYGIDFPGGPTGRFTNGRTIADIMGELLGFDDFIPSFLTVNSSEILKGVNYASGSAGIRQETGKQLGVNLELSRQLENHQSIVSRIVDMLGNESVANHLNKCFYWSVIGSNDYLNNYFMPQYYNTSSQYTPDKYAEALIKQYSQQIMKLYNSGARKVALNGIGPIGCAPHSTANYDTKGSLCVDYMNDAVNYFNSLLISLVNQLNNDLADARFIYLNAIGFGSENIASPAVRTRDGKNLFLDLILSEVFATADT